The genomic stretch ACGTTGTCGCGGGTCACTTTTTTCACGGTGCCGGAGATGATCTCTCCCAGGCGCTCGCGGTAGGCGTCCACGACCTGGGCGCGCTCGGCTTCACGAACCTTCTGTACGATGACCTGCTTGGCGGTCTGCGCCGCGATGCGGCCGAACTCGATGGACTCGATCTTCTCTTCGACGACGTCGCCGACCTTGGCGCCCGGATGCGTTTCGGCAACCTTGCTTGGCCAGGTCTCGATGGCCGGATCGTCCAGATCGGCTTCCTCGACCACCGTCCAGCGACGGAAAGTCTCGTAGGAACCGGTGTGGCGGTTGATTTCCACACGCAGGTCCACTTCGTCTTCAAAACGTTTTTTGGTTGCAGTGGCCAGAGCCAGCTCCAGCGCTTCAAAAATCACGCCTGCCGGTACACCCTTTTCATTGGATACCGACTCAACAACCAGCAGTACTTCTTTGCTCATCGTACGCCTCGCCTTTCGCAAGCCATTGGATCCGCGGGATCCGCAGTATCTGGCAGGTCTCAGTCAAAACTGGGAATAATGTTGGCCTTGTCGATCATATCGATCGGCAACAGGAACTCATGGTCATCCACCTGCACCACGACATCCTGCTCTTCCACTCCGCGCAGAAGGCCCTGAAAGTTGCGCCGGCCTTCAAAAGGCGAACGCAATTTGATCTTCACTTGTTCGCCGGCATGCGAAGCAAACTGTTCCAGAGTGAACAGCGGGCGATCCATGCCAGGAGAGGACACCTCAAGGGTGTATTCGGAACTGATCGGGTCTTCCACATCGAGAACCGCGCTGGCCTGGTGACTGACTGCCGTGCAGTCGTCGATCAGGATGCCGCCCTCTTTATCGATGTAGATCCGCAAAACCGAATGTTTGCCTTGAGAGATGAATTCGATCCCCCAGCATTGATAGCCAAGAGCCTCGACCACCGGGGCCAACAAGGCCTGCAACTGTTCTAGCTTGCTCGACACCTGAACCCCCTCGTGCATGCTGTGCAAATAAAAAATGGGCAAAAAGCCCACCATGAGATTGCCGCGCGACAGCGGCATTGAAAGTGTCCAGCTAACAAAAAGCCCCTGAAGAAGGGGCTCCTTAAACTGGTTGCGGGGGCCGGATTTGAACCGACGACCTTCGGGTTATGAGCCCGACGAGCTACCAGACTGCTCCACCCCGCGACAAAGCTGGGGCGAAAGTATACGACCGAACCCTAACAAGGGTCAATGTAACCTTCCACCTGCAAGAAAGCCCGCAACAGCGGGCTCTCCTGACTAATTGGTACCGAGAAGGGGACTCGAACCCCTACACCCTATGGGCACAACCACCTCAAGGTTGCGTGTCTACCAATTCCACCACCTCGGCAAAACTACGTTTGAAACCCTTCTTACTTCTGCTCTTGAGCTGGAGGTACGTCAGTCGCCGAGCTGGCCGACTTTTGCTCTTGAAGCACCGGGACATCATCAGAAGCCGGTTGTTGCTTTGGAACTTCCAACACCGCTGGATCTGGCAGACCTGCTTGAGTCAGCTGATGAGCCTTCTCTTTAGCAAAGTATCCTAACCCTAAGCTGGTTATGAAGAAACCGGCGGCGAGTATAGCAGTAAACTTACTAAGAAAGGTAGAGGAACCTTGGCTTCCGAACACAGTATTTGAAGCACCTGCTCCGAAAGACGCACCAGCGTCCGCTCCCTTACCCTGCTGCAGCAAAACCAGAGCAACTACGCCCAATGCACCCAGCAGATGAAAAACGACTACGACTGTTTCCAGCATTTTTTCAGTTTCCCGCGGCGCGGCAAATCGCACCGAACTCATCTGCATTCAGGGAAGCTCCACCAATGAGCCCCCCATCGATATCCGGCATGCCGAACAGTTCAGCCGCATTGGCCGCCTTCACGCTGCCGCCGTACAGAAGCCGCACACCTCGTGCCACTTCAGGATTCTCTGCCGCCAATTGCTCACGGATGGCCTTGTGCACATCCTGAGCCTGCTGCGGCGTCGCAGTCAGCCCGGTGCCAATGGCCCAGACCGGCTCATAAGCGATGACTGCCTTCGCAAAGGCACCCACGCCCAATTCTTCGATGATGCTGCCCAGCTGACGCCCGACAACCTCAAGGGTCTTTCCGGCCTCGCGCTGCTCAAGGGTTTCCCCTATGCAGAGCACCGGAACCAGACCGCAGGCCTGTGCCGCCGCGAACTTGCGGTTCAGCATCCCGTCACGCTCGCCCATGATCTGGCGACGCTCGGAGTGCCCGACAAGCACCAGGGAACAACCTGCATCCACCAACTGACTCGGAGCGATCTCACCCGTCAAGGCGCCTTGCATGGATTCCACCGCAGAATTCTGCGCGCCGACCGAAATCGACTTTCCTTTCAGGCCATCAATCACTTGATTGATGAACAGGCAAGGCGGGAATACCGCGACATCAATGCCGCTTGGCAATGCCAGATGACGGAGGCCGTTGATCAGCTCAGCGACGCTGGCGCGGGTACCGTGCATTTTCCAGTTACCAGCTACCATAGGGCGACGCATGCTTTACCTCGTCGGTCAAAGTGGGCGCAGATGTTACCCAACACAATCATGGCTGGCAAGCCGAATCATGCAGAAACTTCAGTCACCAGTTTTGCCAGCTCTTCGGCATAGCCGCGGACCTGAGCCTCGTCCTCGCCTTCGACCATGACACGCACCAAAGGCTCTGTCCCGGACTTGCGCAGCAGAACGCGGCCACGGCCAGCCATCGCCTGGGTGACACGGGCACTGGCTTCTTTGACAGCAGGATGCTCGAGCGGACTTTCGCCGCCGCCGAAACGCACGTTGATCAGCACCTGCGGACACTTGCGCAGCGCCTGGCGGGTCTGGGCCAGCCCTTCGTTGCGGGTCTTCAGCGCCATCAGCACCTGCAGCGCCGCGATGATCGCATCCCCGGTGGTGGTGTGGTTGAAGCACACGACATGCCCCGAGTTCTCACCGCCCACCAGCCAGTTGCGCTCCAGCAGCTCGGCGATGACATAACGGTCGCCGACGTTGGCGCGAACGAACGGGATGCCCAGGTCGGCCAGCGCCAGTTCCAGCCCGAGATTGCTCATCAAGGTGCCGACCACACCGCCCTGAAGCTTGCCGCGCTCGTGCAGATCCCGCGCGATGATGAACAGCAGCTCGTCGCCGTCGACCACGGCGCCGGTATGGTCCACCATCTGCACCCGGTCGCCGTCACCATCGAAGGCGATGCCCAGGTCGGCGTGCTCCGCCAGCACCGCGGCCTGCAACGGCCCCATGTGAGTCGAGCCGCAGTTGTCGTTGATGTTCAGGCCGTTGGGCTGGGCCGACAGCACCACGACCTCGGCGCCCAGCTCGCGGAACACGCTCGGCGCCACCTTGTAGGTCGCACCGTGAGCGCAGTCGATCACGATCTTGAGGCCCGAGAAGCTGGTGCCGGACGGCACGCTGCTCTTGCAGAATTCGATGTAACGGCCCGAGGCATCGTTGATCCGCGAGACCTTGCCGATCTTGCTCGACTCGACCACGGTCATCGGTGTGTCGAGAAGCTCTTCGATCATCAGCTCCAGCTCGTCCGGAAGCTTGGTGCCCTTGCCGGAGAAGAACTTGATGCCGTTGTCGTCGTGCGGGTTGTGCGAAGCGCTGATCACGATCCCGGCCTCGGCCTGGAACGTGCGCGACAGGTAGGCGATGGCCGGCGTCGGCATAGGGCCGAGCAGCATCACGTCGGCCCCGGCGGAGGTCAGGCCGGCCTCAAGCGCCGACTCGAACATGTACCCCGAAATCCGGGTGTCCTTGCCGACCAGCACCTTGCAGGCGCCCATCTTGCGGAATGCCATGCCGGCCGCCCAGCCGAGCTTGAGCATGAAGTCTGGAGTGATCGGATATTCACCGACCCGGCCGCGAATACCGTCAGTGCCAAAGTATTTCTTGCTCATAAGTGCTCCATATTCCTATTCGGCCGATTCCACGGCTTCGATCATCCGCACGACGTCCACCGTTTGCGCCACGTCATGCACGCGCAGTATGCGCGCACCTTTGACCGACGCCAGCGCCGCCAGTGCCAGACCACCACTCAAACGTTCATCCACGGGGCGATTCAAGGTCTGCCCGATCATGCTCTTGCGGGAAACGCCCACAAGCAGCGGCCGTCCAAGCGCATGCAGGGATTCCATGTGCCTGAACAAGCTTAGATTGTGCTGCAGGGTTTTGGCGAAACCGAAACCGGGATCGAGAATGATCCGCTCGGCGGGAATGCCCGCCGCGGCGCACGCCGACATCCGCTGCGCCAGAAACTCGCCTACTTCACGGGTGACGTCCTGGTACTGCGGATTGTCCTGCATGTCGCCAGGCTCGCCCAGCATGTGCATGAGGCACACCGGCAAACCCGTGGCCGCCGCCGCATCCAATGCACCGTCCCGGCGCAACGAGCGGACGTCGTTGATCAACCCCGCGCCCAGCCGAGCCGTCTCACGCATCACCGACGGGGTCGAGGTATCGACCGAAATGATCACATCCAGCTCCCGGGCGATCCGCTCCACGGCCGGGGCCACACGCTCGAGCTCCTCCAGCGGAGAAACCGCCCGTGCGCCGGGCCGGGTCGATTCGCCACCGACATCGATCAACGTCGCACCGGCCAGCACCATCGCTTCGGCATGGCGCAACGCAGCGTCGAGCTGACCGTACCGGCCGCCATCGGAGAAAGAATCGGGAGTGACATTGAGAATGCCCATGACATGCGTCCGGGCCAAATCAAGAACCCGGTTGCCGCAAGGCAACCGGGTCAGGGACTGAGCAGAAGTCATTTCAAACCTTAAACGTCAGCTGCCGGACCGCCGATCGGAGTTTCCGGCCGCTCATCCCGCACCACGGGCGGAGGCGTACCGGTGCCGCCCGACCAGTCGCGAGGCTCGCGCGGTTCGCGTCCGGCCATGATGTCGTCGATCTGCTCGGCATCGATCGTTTCATACTTCATCAGGGCATCGGCCATGGCATCGAGCTTGTCACGGTTGTCCGTGAGGATCTGCTTGGCGGTGCCGTAGCACTGGTCGATGATGCTGCGCACCTCGGAGTCGATCAGCTTGGCCGTCTCGCCGGAGAAGCTCGCGTTCTGGCTGCTGCCGCCACGTCCGAGGAACACTTCGCCCTCTTCTTCGGCATACATCAGCGGGCCGAGTTTTTCCGACAGGCCCCACTTGGTCACCATGTTCCGGGCGATCTGGCTTGCCCGCATGATGTCGTTGGAGGCACCGGTGGTAACGCCGTCGAAGCCCAGGGTCATCTCCTCGGCGATACGACCACCGTACAGCGAGCAGATCTGGCTGATCAGCGCGCGCTTGGACAGGCTGTAGCGATCCTCTTCCGGCAGGAACATGGTCACGCCCAGCGCACGGCCACGCGGAATGATCGACACCTTGTAGACCGGGTCATGCTCGGGCACGACGCGGCCGACGATGGCATGACCGGCTTCGTGGTAAGCGGTGTTCTGTTTCTCTTTCTCGGACATGACCATGGTTTTGCGCTCGGCGCCCATCATGATCTTGTCTTTCGCCAGCTCGAACTCCTTCATCTCGACGATGCGCTTGCCGGCGCGGGCGGCGAACAGGGAAGCCTCGTTGACCAGGTTGGCCAGGTCGGCGCCGGAGAAGCCCGGAGTCCCGCGGGCGATGACGGCCGGAGCGACATCGTCGCCCACCGGCACTTTGCGCATGTGTACCTTGAGGATCTGCTCACGCCCGCGGATGTCCGGCAGGCCGACCACCACCTGACGGTCGAAACGCCCCGGACGCAGCAGCGCCGGGTCAAGCACGTCAGGACGGTTGGTCGCGGCGATGACGATGATGCCGTCATTCATCTCGAAGCCGTCCATCTCGACCAGCAACTGGTTGAGGGTCTGTTCGCGCTCGTCGTGACCGCCGCCCATGCCGGCGCCACGATGGCGACCCACGGCGTCGATCTCGTCGATGAAGATGATGCATGGCGCGTGCTTCTTGGCCTGTTCGAACATGTCGCGAACACGGCTGGCACCGACACCGACGAACATCTCGACGAAGTCGGAACCGGAGATGGTGAAGAACGGCACCTTGGCTTCGCCGGCGATCGCCTTGGCCAGCAGGGTCTTACCGGTACCCGGAGGGCCGACCATCAGGACGCCGCGAGGAATGCGGCCGCCCAGACGCTGGAACTTGCCCGGATCGCGCAGGAATTCGACGAGCTCGCCGACTTCTTCCTTGGCTTCGTCGCAGCCGGCGACGTCGGCCAGGGTGGTCTTCACCTGATCCTCGGACAGCAGGCGCGCCTTGCTCTTGCCGAAGCTCATCGGGCCGCCCTTGCCGCCGGCACCGCCCTGCATCTGGCGCATGAAGAACATGAACACCGCGATGATCACCAGGATCGGGAAGCTGGCCACCAGCAACTGGGTCCAGATGCTCTGCTGCTCCGGCTGCTTGCCCTCGATCACGACATGGTTGTCGACCAGGTCGCCGATCAGACCGTTGTCCTGGATGGCCGGACGAATGGTCTTGAAGCTGTCGCCGTCATTGCGCTTGCCGGTGATCACATAGCCGTCGACGGCCACGCGCTCGACCTTGCCGTCCTTGACCTGCTGGATGAAGTCGGAATAGTTGAGGGTCTGCGGCTCGTTCGGACTGGAGAAGTTGTTCATCACAGTCACGAGGACCGCCGCGATGATCAACCACAAAATCAGGTTCTTTGCCATATCGTTCAATTCGTTACCCTCTGAAGCAGGCCAGGCGCAGCCGTGCCTCGCATGATAATCACCGGCTTAACTTACTACATTACCCGCACGACTGCAGGCGCCGTCTGTAACCCTTTGTGAAACCTAGACTACACGATGTTGTTCCAGGCCAGGTTCCGTGTCCCATTGCAAAAAACTATGGAACGCCCCTGAAAGCCCTGGCCTGACGCCTTTCACTCGCCGCGATAGCCCCATGCCAGCAGGTATTGCTCGCGGGAACTGTCGCGGGAACTGTCCGGCTTGATCATCTGGACCTTGTCGAATTTCTGACGAGTGTCCTTCAGATAGGCATCGAACCCCTCTCCCTGGAAAATCTTGATCAGGAAATTGCCGCCAGGCTTGAGGATCCGGGCCGCCAGATCAAGGGCCAGCTCACAGAGGAACATGGCCTTGGGCATGTCCACGGCAGGCGTACCACTCATATTGGGGGCCATATCGGAAATCACAAGATCCACCTGCGAATTGCCTACGGCTTCAAGAATGCGGGCGAGCACTTCGTCCTGGGTGAAGTCACCGTGGACGAAGGTCACGTCCGGGATGCTGTCCATCTCCAGGATGTCCGAGGCGATCAGGCGGCCCTGGCCGCCGATCAGCCGGCTGGTGACCTGCGACCAGCCGCCGGGCGCGGCGCCCAGGTCGACCACGCTCATGCCTGGACGGATCAGCTTGTACTTCTCCTGGACCTCCAGGAGCTTGTAGCTCGCGCGCGAGCGGTAACCATCCTTCTGCGCTTGTTTCACATAGGGATCGTTGACATGTCGTTTCAGCCAACCAAGGCTTGTCTTGGAACGCGCCATTGGGCACCTCGATGATAAGGGTCGTGATTTATCGGGCGGATCCACGAGCCCTCGGGTAAAATGGCCGCCATTTTTACAGAATCCAGACGAAAGGGTCAGATTATGCCGCTCAGCAACGAGCAGAAGAAACAATTCAAATCCATTGGTCACGACCTGAAGCCGGTTCTGATGGTGGCCGGCAACGGCCTGACCGAAGGTGTTCTCGCCGAGCTGGAGCGTGCGTTGACCGATCATGAACTGATCAAGGTGCAGGTCAAGCTCGAAGACCGCGACGACCGTCGCACCGTCATGGACGAGCTGGCCAAGGCCGGCCGCGCCGAGCAGGTGCAGGTCATCGGCAAGATGGTGCTGCTGTACCGCAAGAACCCGCAGCCGAACAAGCAGCTGTCGAACATCCACCGCTACAAATGACGGTGGCCCCGGTCAGCGGTGCGGCCTGCGCACCCTGACCGGCACGGACTGGGCCACCAGCACGATGCCGCTGATCCCCAGCACCACGAAACAGTACATCTGCCAGCGCTGATCGACCGACACGCCGTAGCGCAGCGTGTAATAGCCGAAGCAGGCGGCCAGGCCGACCAGCAGCACCCGGCCACTGAACACCCGCCACCATGCCGAGACACCGGCAACCCTCGCCAGCAGCGTCAGCTGGACCAGCATTCCCACCGCCGCCACACCGATCAACCAGCGGTCGATCTGCGTCGCGACATCGTCGATCAGCAACGGCGCCAGCCCGCTGACCTTCAGCGCCGGAATCAATCCGACATGAAACACCCACAGGCCGCCGACCCAGAAGACCTGGGACAGCTGCCAGAGGATGGCCTCAAGGGTGGGCGCCCGGAACATCGCGTCAGATGTGCTTGACTTCGACAATCTCGTACTCGACCGTACCGCTCGGGGTTTTGATTACGACGGCATCACCCTCTTCCTTGCCGATGATCGCCCGGGCAATCGGCGCATTCGCCGAGAGCTTGCCCTTTTTGATATCGGCTTCGTCCTCGCCGACGATCTGGTAGGTCACCTGATCGCCGGTTTCGGTGTTTTCCAGGTCCACGGTGGTGCCGAAGATCACCTTGCCGGTGTGGGCGATGGTGGTGACATCGATCACCACCGAATTTTGCAGACGGCCTTCGATGTCGCGGATCCGCGCCTCGACCATGCCCTGCTCTTCGCGAGCGGCATGGTATTCGGCGTTTTCCTTGAGGTCACCGAGTTCACGCGCTTCGCCGATTGCCTGGCTCAGGCGTGGACGCTCGACCTTGCTCAGAAACGTGTGTTCTTCCTCCAGGGCTTTGGCGCCCTGGACGGTCATTGGGTACTTGATCATGCCTTCAATCCTGCGTGGAGATCCTGCAAGCGGCGCACGGTCTTCTCGGGACCGAACTTCAGCGCTTCACAGATGGCTTCGCCCGCCGCGATGGTGGTGGTGCAGTAGATCTTGTGCTGCAGGGCATTGCGGCGAATGGAGTAGGAATCGGCGATCGACTGGCGACCTTCGGTGGTGTTGATGATCAGGGTGACTTCGTCATTCTTGATCATGTCGACCACGTGCGGACGACCTTCGGTCACCTTGTTCACGCGGCGCACCTTCAGGCCTGCGGCCTCGATCACCTTGGCGGTGCCGGCGGTGGCCACCACTTCGAAGCCCAGGCCGATCAGGTCACGGGCCACGCCCGCCACCAGCGGCTTGTCGTCGTCGCGGACGCTGATGAATGCGGTGCCGCCGGTCGGCAGCACTTCACTGGCGCCCATCTGGGCCTTGGCGAATGCTTCGCCGAAGGTGTCGCCGACGCCCATCACTTCACCGGTGGACTTCATCTCCGGGCCGAGGATCGGGTCGACGCCAGGGAACTTGGCGAACGGGAACACCGCCTCTTTCACGCTGTAGAAGTTCGGGATGATTTCCTGGGTGAAACCCAGCTCTTTCAGGGTCTTGCCGGCCATTACGCGGGCCGCGATCATCGCCAGGGAAACACCGATGCACTTGGACACGAACGGCACGGTACGGGACGCGCGCGGGTTAACTTCGATGACGTAGATGTCTTCGCCCTGCAGCGCCAGCTGCACGTTCATCAGACCGACGACGCCCAGTTCCAGGGCCATTTTCTTGACCTGCTCGCGCATCTCGTCCTGGATGTGCGCCGGCAGCGAGTACGGCGGCAGCGAGCATGCGGAGTCACCGGAGTGGACACCGGCCTGCTCGATGTGCTGCATGATCGCGCCGATCACCACGTCCTTGCCGTCGCTGACCGCATCCACGTCCATCTCGATGGCGCAGTTGAGGAAGTGGTCCAGCAGCACCGGGCTGTCGTTGGACACCTGCACCGCTTCGCGCAGGTAACGCTTGAGCTCTTCTTCCTTGTAGACGATTTCCATCGCCCGGCCGCCCAGCACGTAGGACGGACGCACCACCAGCGGGTAGCCGATCTTGGCGGCGGCGCGGACGGCTTCGTCTTCGCTGCGCACGGTGGCGTTCGGCGGCTGACGCAGGTTCAGGCGCTCGACCATCTGCTGGAAGCGCTCGCGGTCTTCGGCACGGTCGATGGCGTCAGGGCTGGTGCCGATGATCGGCACGCCGGCCGCTTCGAGGGCACGGGCCAGTTTCAGCGGGGTCTGGCCGCCGTACTGGACGATCACGCCTTTCGGCTTCTCGACGCGGACGATTTCCAGCACGTCTTCCAGGGTCACCGGCTCGAAGTACAGACGGTCGGAGGTGTCGTAGTCGGTGGAGACGGTTTCCGGGTTGCAGTTGACCATGATGGTCTCGTAGCCGTCATCGCGCAGCGCCAGCGCCGCGTGCACGCAGCAGTAGTCGAACTCGATGCCCTGGCCGATGCGGTTCGGGCCGCCACCGAGGATGATGATCTTGTCGCGGCCGGACGGCGCCGCTTCGCACTCTTCCTCGTAGGTCGAGTACAGGTAGGCGGTGTCGGTGGCGAACTCGGCGGCGCAGGTGTCGACGCGCTTGTAGACCGGGAACACTTCCAGCTTCTGGCGGTGGGTGCGCAGGTTCTTCTCGGTGACGCCCAGCAGCTTGGCCAGACGCTGGTCGGAGAAGCCCTTGCGCTTGAGGCGGAACATCAGGTCGCGGTCGATGGCCGACAGACCGAGGGTCTTGACCTTCTCTTCTTCCTTGACCAGATCCTCGATCTGCACCAGGAACCACGGGTCGATCATGTTCATGCCGAAGATGTCTTCGACGGTCAGGCCGGCGCGGAACGCGTCCGCCACGTACCAGATGCGCTCGGCGCCCGGCACGGTCAGTTCGCGCTTGAGGACGCTCATGCTTTCCGGGTTGCTCAGGTCGAGCTTCTCGTCCAGGCCGCAGACGCCCACTTCCAGGCCGCGCAGGGCTTTCTGCAGGGATTCCTGGAAGGTACGGCCGATGGCCATGACTTCACCCACGGATTTCATCTGGGTGGTCAGGCGCGCGTCGGCCTTGGCGAACTTCTCGAAGGCGAAGCGCGGCAGCTTGGTGACGACGTAGTCGATGGACGGCTCGAAGGACGCCGGGGTCTTGCCGCCGGTGATGTCGTTCGACAGCTCGTCGAGGGTGTAGCCGACGGCCAGTTTCGCGGCGACCTTGGCGATCGGGAAACCGGTGGCCTTCGAGGCCAGGGCCGACGAACGGGACACCCGCGGGTTCATTTCGATCACGACCATGCGGCCGGTGTTCGGGCAGATGCCGAACTGCACGTTGGAGCCGCCGGTCTCGACGCCGATCTCACGCAGCACCGCCAGGGAGGCGTTGCGCAGGATCTGGTATTCCTTGTCGGTCAGGGTCTGGGCCGGGGCCACGGTGATCGAGTCGCCGGTGTGCACGCCCATCGGGTCGAAGTTCTCGATCGAGCAGACAATGATGCAGTTGTCCTTTTTGTCGCGGACAACTTCCATTTCATATTCTTTCCAGCCGATCAGGGATTCGTCGATCAGCAGTTCCTTGGTCGGCGACAGGTCCAGGCCGCGGGCGCAGATCTCTTCGAATTCTTCGCGGTTGTAGGCGATGCCGCCGCCGGTGCCGCCCATGGTGAAGGACGGACGGATGATGCACGGGAAGCCCAGGCGCTCGAGCACCGCGTTGGCTTCTTCCATGCTGTGGGCGATGCCGGAGCGCGGGCATTCCAGGCCGATGGCCTTCATGGCCTTGTCGAAGCGCGAGCGGTCTTCGGCCTTGTCGATGGTGTCGGCGTTGGCGCCGATCATTTCCACGCCGAACTTCTCCAGGACGCCTTCGCGTTCCAGGTCCAGGGCGCAGTTGAGTGCGGTCTGGCCGCCCATGGTCGGCAGCAGCGCGTCCGGACGCTCCTTCTCGATGATCTTGGCGACGGTCTGCCACTTGATCGGCTCGATGTAGGTGGCATCGGCCATGGCCGGGTCGGTCATGATGGTGGCCGGGTTGGAGTTCACCAGGATGACGCGGTAACCCTCTTCGCGCAGGGCCTTGCAGGCCTGGGCGCCGGAGTAGTCGAATTCGCAGGCCTGGCCGATCACGATCGGGCCGGCGCCGAGAATCAGGATGCTTTTAATGTCTGTACGTTTTGGCATGGGTTTGTCACTCAAATCCGCAGGTCAGTCGGCAAGCCGTCCTGATCGATTTCTGAAGTATCGAGGGGGCCGCCAGTTGCGGGGCCGCCCTCGAAGGGCTTCTCGCTACAGTCTCAGGCGAACGCTCAGCGTCGCTTGGCCATCTCGTTGATGAAGCGGTCGAACAGTGGCGCCACGTCGTTCGGGCCCGGGCTCGCCTCAGGGTGGCCCTGGAAGCTGAACGCGCTCTTGTCGGTGCGCTCGATGCCTTGCAGGGTGCCGTCGAACAGCGATTTGTGGATCGCACGGACGTTGGCCGGCAGGGTCGCTTCATCCACCGCGAAACCGTGGTTCTGGCTGGTGATCATCACGACACCGGTGTCCAGGTCCTGCACCGGGTGGTTGGCGCCGTGGTGGCCGTGGCCCATCTTCAGGGTCTTGGCGCCGGAGGCCAGGGCCAGCAGTTGGTGGCCGAGGCAGATGCCGAACACCGGGATCTCGGTTTCCAGCACGTCCTTGATCGCCTGGATCGCGTAGTCGCAAGGCTCTGGATCGC from Pseudomonas ekonensis encodes the following:
- the carB gene encoding carbamoyl-phosphate synthase large subunit; this translates as MPKRTDIKSILILGAGPIVIGQACEFDYSGAQACKALREEGYRVILVNSNPATIMTDPAMADATYIEPIKWQTVAKIIEKERPDALLPTMGGQTALNCALDLEREGVLEKFGVEMIGANADTIDKAEDRSRFDKAMKAIGLECPRSGIAHSMEEANAVLERLGFPCIIRPSFTMGGTGGGIAYNREEFEEICARGLDLSPTKELLIDESLIGWKEYEMEVVRDKKDNCIIVCSIENFDPMGVHTGDSITVAPAQTLTDKEYQILRNASLAVLREIGVETGGSNVQFGICPNTGRMVVIEMNPRVSRSSALASKATGFPIAKVAAKLAVGYTLDELSNDITGGKTPASFEPSIDYVVTKLPRFAFEKFAKADARLTTQMKSVGEVMAIGRTFQESLQKALRGLEVGVCGLDEKLDLSNPESMSVLKRELTVPGAERIWYVADAFRAGLTVEDIFGMNMIDPWFLVQIEDLVKEEEKVKTLGLSAIDRDLMFRLKRKGFSDQRLAKLLGVTEKNLRTHRQKLEVFPVYKRVDTCAAEFATDTAYLYSTYEEECEAAPSGRDKIIILGGGPNRIGQGIEFDYCCVHAALALRDDGYETIMVNCNPETVSTDYDTSDRLYFEPVTLEDVLEIVRVEKPKGVIVQYGGQTPLKLARALEAAGVPIIGTSPDAIDRAEDRERFQQMVERLNLRQPPNATVRSEDEAVRAAAKIGYPLVVRPSYVLGGRAMEIVYKEEELKRYLREAVQVSNDSPVLLDHFLNCAIEMDVDAVSDGKDVVIGAIMQHIEQAGVHSGDSACSLPPYSLPAHIQDEMREQVKKMALELGVVGLMNVQLALQGEDIYVIEVNPRASRTVPFVSKCIGVSLAMIAARVMAGKTLKELGFTQEIIPNFYSVKEAVFPFAKFPGVDPILGPEMKSTGEVMGVGDTFGEAFAKAQMGASEVLPTGGTAFISVRDDDKPLVAGVARDLIGLGFEVVATAGTAKVIEAAGLKVRRVNKVTEGRPHVVDMIKNDEVTLIINTTEGRQSIADSYSIRRNALQHKIYCTTTIAAGEAICEALKFGPEKTVRRLQDLHAGLKA